The DNA segment AACGAGAGCATACTCTGAGCGGTATTTGGTCACGCCCACTCCCGCTGACAGCAGTACAGGATAAACATCGGCCCCCAGCGGGCCGTTGAGCTTTGGAAGCACTGGAGTGGCAACACTGAAGAGCGGTAGCGTCGAGATGCTCTGTGAAACGTCGAAGTTGTTAACGTCAATGAAGTCCTTTGACTTCACAGTAAAGCTCGGCTTCCAGTAGCGTTCTATGTAGTACATGGCTCTTCTAAAGGTTCCGCCGTAGCGGGAAGGTGTCCCCTCCTCCTTACCCCACACCGGAATCAGCCTACCATTCCTTATCTCCGGTTGAGCCATTACGACATACATGGTGGTCTTGAGTGGGGTCTTTCCACGGTAGAGCCTGTACTTGGCAAGCGCTATGTCTCCCTTTATTCCGATTCCGACTACAGTCGGCCTCCTTATGTCTTCTCCCCTAAATCTGACGCTTTTTTTAAGCCACAGATGGTCTCCTTTCAGCGTGTAGACCATTCCGATTATCTCCGCCTCGTAACTTGTCCCAGTACCACTCCTGTCAACCGCTGCGACCGCCGAAAATCCTATCTCAACTCCCAGGGTTCTTGAAGACATGAACTGCTCCCTTAAATATACATCATCAATTTCATTCACATCACCGTTCAGGTAAGCTGCGGCGAGCGGTATTACAGTGTTGTCCTTTGTGTCGTAAACCTCCTCAAGCACCCAGTCAAAGCACACCGAAGTCCCGTAGGGACCGGGATAGCACTCCTCCAGGAAGGAACCGGGCGGAAAGGAATCAACACCAGAGGTCTTTCCGGTGGCTGCACTCGCCTCAAGGGGCTTTAGCTGCTCAAGCTCTTTGGAGGAGAACAAAGGACGAAAGTCATTGGCAATCGAAACCTTGAAGCTTCTCCTCTTTAAAACCTCTTCAAGATTCAAAGGTATGCCTTTGACAAAGTAGCTGAGCCCGTCTTTTCCGCCGCTCGTGCCGAGGAGGACCACTCCTGGGTTCACGAGGGACGGGTCGGTCCCGGTTTTTCTGAGGTGTTCCTCCCAGGTTTGAAGGTATTTCTCAATCCGTCCGTAGTCCAGCTTGATTGAATTCTTGCCGGCGTAAGTGCCGAGGTCAACCGGCGTGCCGTTGGGGAGCATTCCAAGGACGGTGACTGTGTTCACGCCTTTGCTCGGAAGGAGGATCCTGGCTTCCGGCTCCTTGAACGGCAGAGTTCGATAGTAGGCAACCTTGACCTCCGTGTAGTCGCTCGCCTCAACCGGCGTGCTGAAAACGGTCCAGAAAAGGGTCAATATCACTAGTGAGCTAAGAGCCAACACAACAATTTTTCTACGTCTCATCCACACCACCGCTGACAGTAAACTATTTGAAGTATAAAAAACTTTCGGTTGGTTAGCCGTATGAAGAGAAGCTACAAAAATGCCCGAGTATTCACGCCCCGGACGGGCTCGGCGCTCATAGGGTACGTCACAACCGCAAAGCGGTTCAGCCCGTCTTGGAATCGTCACGGCCCGCCGGGACGGCGTCAGGGCCAGTCCTCGTCATCAACATCAGTGCAATTCGCTGTCATCATCCGCGGTTCAACCTTGGAGGTAGTAGGATATAAGCTTTCTCAGCTCGACGTTGCGCTCGGGCTTCACTCTCAAAAACCTCTTAAGCTGGCTGTTCTCGGCAAGTAATCCGGAAAGCTCGATGGCGAGTATCTTGTTGTCCTCGCTCAGGCCGTAGGCCTTGAAGCGGAGCGGGGCGTACTCCTTCTCAAGCTCCCACGTCCTTTCCTCAAGTTCCCTTACCATTTTCTCAAGCCCCTCAAGGTTTCCCTTCGGCTCACGGAACTCGCCGGTCAGGGCTATCTCAATGAGCCGCTCAACGGGAACTCCATACCTCTCACTGAGGCGCTTGAGTTCTCCCCACAGCTCTTCGTTTATCTCGACCTCGATTTTCCCGAAGCCCTTTTCGGGCTTAATGATGAGCTTCATGCTTTTTCCTCCAGGAGTTTTCTCATGAGCAACAGAAACTCTTTCGCGATGTTGATTGCCTCTTCGACCTCTTCCTCATCAGGTTCATAGACTATGTCGTACTGGTCTTCGTGCCTCAACTCCCTCATCCTGTCCAAAAGTTCAACCCAATGTTCTTCCAGCTTTCCGCTTTTAACGTAGAATTCTTCCAGATAACGGGCGATGCAGTAGTGGCTTTTCTCACGCCAACCGTCACGGAAGAGAATCGCCCTGGCGGCATGGAACATGGCCATGTATGACGCCATAAGGGACGTTCGGTATGAACCATAGGCGAGGTTCTTCCTAGCCTCTTCAAGCCACTCCTCGGCGCGTTTAATGCTCAACAATCCTTTCTCCTCTGATGGGAGAACCCTTCTTAGTAGATTCTTTTCGATGCATCCCTTGAATCCGTTCAAGCCCCTCACCCCATATCACCATCGAGCCGTATGCAAGTGAATAATAGAAGACTGGATCGTCGGCTCTAATTTTTCTGACCCTCTCTGGAGTGAGAAGAAGGAGGTTAACCTCCCTGCCGGTTGCTTTTTCTATCTTTCTCTTTAAGGAAGCGGATCTGGCTATGCTTGGCTTTTCAACGAAGATCCAAACGTCAAGGTCGCTTTCGGGGATGTTTTCTCCGGTTGCAAAGCTCCCGTATATTCCAAGGGCCCTAATCCACTCGTCTTTTAGGGGTTCCAGCTTTTCAGAGAGGAACAGGAAGTTGATGAACCTTTTAAGCTCCCTCGTCTTAGGAACGTTTAGTATCCTGAAACCCCTGCCGGACTTCTCGGCCATGCCATGATCCACAAGAAGGCGGAGGGTTTTGGAAACGAGTCCTTTACTTAGACCCGTTGCCCTGGCGGTTTCTTCAACACCCACCCGGGGACGCTCAAGTGCGTACCTGAGAATCCTGATTCTCTCAGGAGTTGACATCAGCTCATGCATATTACCAGCTCTCGTTCATGATTTATGAACTTTTTGTTCACACTCCGTGAACGATTTGTTCACGATCCGTGAACCTCCTCAAGCTCTCTCCTTTTCTCCTCGACCCTCTTCCTCAGTTCAGCGTTTTCCACCCTGAGCCTGTCGCGCTCGGCCATCATGAACTCCTTATCCCTCAAAGCCTTCTCGTAGAACTCCTTAAGATCTTCAATCTCACCCTCCATCTCGCGGAGCTTCTCCTCCAGCTTGGAGACCTTCTCCCCCAGGAGATCCTCACGCTCTGCCTGGAGGGTCTCTTCAACTCTGGGGAGGCTCTCGCGGAGGAAGGAGGTGATATCTTTGCCCTTGAGGGCTTTGAACCTTTCCTTGGGCAGGATAATCCTGATTTCGCTCATTTCTTCTTCCTCTCCATCTCGGTCTTCCTGTCGTAGCAGAGGATGTAAAATGCCAGAAGCCCCTTCCACTTCCCGTAGGGTTCAATGACCTCGCGGACGTCTTTCTCCTTAACCTCTTTAAGGCTCCTCCCAAAAATCTTTGCTATCCCGCGCCTCAGCCCGAGGTCTCCGGCAGGGTAGACGTTCTTTCTGAGGCCATACGCGAGGAAGAGCTCGGCGCTCCACTTCCCTATGCCCCGGAACTCTGTGAGGTACCTGATAGCCTCATTAACGCCCCAGTCCCAGAGTTCGAGGTCGAGCTTTCCGGCAAGGTAAAGCTCCGTCAGGGACTTTATGTAAGCGGCGCGATAGCCGAGCTTGGCCCTTTTCAGCTCATCCTCGCTCAGGGACGCTATCCTTTCGGGGGAGGGGAATGCGCGTAAATCCTCCACCTGCCTGCCTGCGAGCTCCACGAGGTTCTCTATGGCCCTCTGGGCGAAATCGAAGCTGACCTGCTGCTGGGCTATCGTCTCAACCAACGCCTGGTACGGGCTCGGGGCGGCAGGAACGGTCAGACCGTAGAACTCGTCTATGAGGAAGGCAAAGGGCGAATCGCTTATCTCGACGTAGAAGGAATCAAGGTCGGTATCAAGGCCGAGTATGAAGATGAGCTTCTTCTTAGCTTCCTTTCTCTCCCGCCGGCTCCAGGAGTCAGGAAAGATAAAGCTCTCCCCATCGTAGCCAGCTATACCTCTCTCAAAGGCCTGGCAGAAAATGCCGTTCTCGAACTTCCATGTTCCGTTGCGTATCATCTCGCCCGCGGTCTTCCTCAGGTCAATCTCAGCCATCGGTCGAGCCTAACGGGGTTCTCCCTTATATCCTTTAGGGTCGAGACGTAAAGTCTCTTACCGTCAATGGAGCGTTTGATTTGAACCCCTCCATGTTCTTCGAGGTAGCGGAGGGCGTCCTTTATATCCTCAGCCCGGACGTCAAAGCTCTTTTTGAGGAACTCCCAGTAAGGCTCACGGTTGGAATACTTTGCCGCCTCCCTTACGAGCTCCCATGCCCGCTCGACCTTGTCCTTTCCCTTTGAAACGCGGTAGAGCTTTACCCGGGCCTTCAGGCTCATGTTAGAAAATTGGCTCCAGATGTATAAATCACTTTTGGAGGACAGGCAAAAGATTTAAACCCCTTGGTGGTATTTAGTATAGGCGGTAGTCATGAAGTCCAGGGTTGCGATGGTTGCAGTCGTTCTTCTTTTCGTCCTGCTTTTCCAGCCGGCAGTCCACGGCCAGGAAAAGGTGGTCTATGTCGCAAAGGTAGACGGCATGATAACCGGATATACCGTTGACCAGTTCGACAGATACATCAGCGAAGCGGAGAGGAACAACGCGGAAGCTATAATAATAGAGCTCAACACCCCCGGCGGCAGGGGCGACGCAATGCAGGCCATCGTTACGAGGATTCAGAATGCAAGGGTTCCCGTCATAATCTACGTCTACCCCTCGGGTGGAATGGCAGCATCAGCGGGCACTTACATAGCACTGAGCTCCCATCTGATAGCAATGAGCCCCGGTACAGTGATAGGCGCCTGCAGGCCGATACTCGGCTACGGTCAGAACGGGAGCATCGTCGAGGCACCGCCAAAGATCACGAACTTCTACATAGCGTACCTTCGCGAGCTGGCCAGGATGAGCGGCAGAAACGAGACGCTGGCGGAGGAATTCATAACACAGGACAGAAGCGTCACTCCCGAGGAAGCCCTGAAATACGGCGTTATTGAGATCATCGCAACGAACGTTAACGAACTCCTCCAGAAGGCCGACGGAATGGAGACCAAAATTCCAGTTGAGGGGAAGGGGAGAGTAACCCTGCACCTGAAGGACGCGGAGGTCGTGTACATTGAGCCATCTTTCAGGGACACGGTCGTTAAGTACATAACAGACCCGACGATAGCGTATCTCCTCCTTAACCTTGGATTCATTGGCCTGATATTTGGCTTCCTCACGCCCGGCTGGCACGTCCCCGAGACAATAGGTGCAATAATGCTTGTCCTCGGCCTCATAGGACTCGGATACTTTGGATACAAGAGTGCAGGACTCGTTCTTATAGTCCTTGCGATGATATTCTTCATCGCCGAGGCGCTGACGCCGACCTTCGGCCTGTTCACCGTGGCAGGAGTGGCGACCTTCATCATCGGGGGCATAATGCTCTTCAGTGGAGCGGGAGGTGAATACCTGGTGACTGGGGAAACCTACACCCTCCTGAGGATCGCAATAATCGCCACGGCGGTTCTCCTCGGCCTGTTCTTCCTGTTTGGAATGGCCGCCGTGGTCAGGGCCCAGAAGAAAAAGCCCAAATCCGGAAGGGAAGAGCTCGTTGGCGCGGTCGGCAAAGTCGTCGAGGAGCTTGATCCGGAGGGCGTCATAAAGGTGCGCGGGGAGCTGTGGAAGGCCGTGAGCAGGAACGGGGCCCGCGTGGCCGTCGGGGAGGAGGTCAGGGTTGTTGAAGTCAGAGGGCTTGCCCTTATTGTAGAAAAAATTGGAGAAAGGAGGGAGGACTAAATGGCTCTTGTAACGACTACCAACGTGGTTCTTGGGATAGTTTTGCTGTTTGTTTTGATTATACTGGCGACGGCCATAAAGATAGTCAAGGAGTACGAGAGGGCGGTGATATTCCGCCTCGGAAGAATAGTCGGGGCAAGGGGTCCCGGACTGTTCTTCATAATCCCGATATTCGAAAAGGCCGTGATAGTTGACCTCCGTACCAGGGTCCTGGACGTGCCCGTCCAGGAGACCATAACCAAAGACAACGTTCCGGTAAGGGTCAACGCGGTTGTGTATTTCAGGGTAATAGACCCAATAAAGGCGGTGACCCAGGTGGCCAACTACATTATGGCCACGAGTCAGATAGCACAGACCACCCTCAGGAGCGTCATCGGTCAGGCACACCTCGATGAACTCCTCAGCGAGCGCGAAAAGCTCAACCTACAGCTCCAGAAGATTATAGACGAGGCAACCGATCCGTGGGGAATAAAGGTCAGCACGGTCGAGATCAAGGACGTCGAATTGCCGAGCGGAATGCAAAGGGCGATGGCGAGGCAGGCGGAGGCCGAGCGTGAGAGGCGTGCAAGGATAACCCTGGCTGAGGCAGAGAGGCAGGCCGCCGAGAAGCTCCGCGACGCCGCCGAGATAGTGTCCCAGCACCCAATGGCCCTCCAGCTCAGGACGCTCCAGACGATAAGCGATGTCGCCGGAGACCGGAGCAACGTTATAATCCTCCCGCTCCCGATGGAGATGCTGAAGCTCTTCCGGAGCTTTGCTGACACCGCAGAGGTCGTCAAACTGAAACTGGAAAAAGAGGTTGCAGAAAAGCTTGAGAATGAAGCGCGGGAGAAGCGGGAGTAGCGGCGCTTTGACATTTCACTTTTTCTCCGTTTTCGTCGACTTATTAAGAGTAAAAGTTTTATACCTCTACGCCTCAACTCCAAAGGAGTATACCGTGCCCTAAAATCGGACATGGGAGTACTGCTTATTCCGGGGGTGTTAACTTTGGAGGGTCGCTCAATTGTTTTTGCATCGGGAAAAGGTGGAACTGGTAAAACAACAACGGTTGCCAATCTGGGTGTCGCCCTGGCCCAGTTTGGAAAGGAGGTCATCCTGCTGGATGCCGATATAACAATGGCAAACCTCAGCTTAGTCCTTGGTATGGAGGACATTCCAATAACACTCCACGATGTCCTGGCAGGGGAGGCAGACCTCAAGGACGCCATCTACGAAGGTCCCGCGGGAGTCAAGGTAATCCCCGGTGGATTGAGTCTTGAAAAGATTAAAAAGGCCAAGCCAGAGAAGCTCAGACAGCTGATCAGGGAAATCGGACAGATGGCAGACTTTGTCCTCATCGATGCTCCGGCAGGCCTTGAGATGACATCGGTTACGGCGCTTCTTATAGGCAAGGAGTTGATAATAGTTACTAACCCTGAGATTTCGGCCATAACTGACAGTCTCAAGACCAAGCTCATCGCAGAGAAGCTCGGAACCCTTCCGCTTGGAGCCATACTCAACAGGGTTACCAACGAGAAGACTGAGCTGACCCAGGAGGAGATAGAGGCAATCCTTGAGGTGCCCGTCCTCGCGATGATACCCGAGGATCCCGAGGTAAAAAGAGCGAGTGCCTACGGTGTACCGCTCGTCATAAAGAACCCGACGAGTCCGGCGGCCATAGCTATCAAGCAGCTCGCGGCCAAGCTCGCAGGAATTAAGTGGCAGGCGCCCGAACCGGAGAGCCCGATTAAGAGGGTCTTCAAAGCGCTGTTTGGAGGGAAGAGGTAATGGCCGAGGCACTGCTTTACGGAATAGTTGTCATTCTCATAGTGCTCAACATCGTCCTCCTTATGCTCTACTATTCAGCCAAGAGCAACCCCTACTACGTCGTTTACGACGAAGAAACCAAGAGCGCCCTCAAGAGGCGTGTCACCAGCCTCAAGGAAGACCTTGAGAGCGAGCTAGTTGACTTTGATGTCGAGGAGTGGGAGAAGACACTCGAAGAGTCCATAGAGGAAGAGGTCATGAACCTCTGAAGTTTTCTAGCCCTTTTGTTATTAAACATTTCTGGGGCGTTAAATTTTAAAAGGTCTCTTTATTTAATCTTAACCTGGAGGTGGGGCGCTATGAAACTCAGGCTCGGCTATCCAGACAGGATAGTCGAGGTGGACGGCAAAGTTGTCCGGGTTTTTAAAGGAAGGCTCGTAAGCGCCCCCCTCAGTGAGGTGGTTGGATATTATCTTAAGGGAGAAGGCCTCCTCCCCCCTGCGGTGAGGGACGTGGTTCCCGATATTGTGAGAGCCCTTCTGAGCACCGGGGAACTCCACTCAAGCGTGCTGACCATCACAGAGTATGGACACGGCATCAGCAGCTGATTCTTTTTACATTTCTCTGCCAAGCGATACGAACAGCTGAACCTGCTTTAACAGCCAACCAGTCGAAAACATTTAAGTACTCTTCTGTCCAATAGGGTGAACTCGTGTGTAAAAGGAGGGATGGAAATGAAGGCCAAGGTCAGGATACTTGATATGTACAGCGGGAGGTATTCCGTTTTCATCAACGAGAAGGAAGCCAAAAAGGCCAAGCTACACCCGGACGACCTCGTGAAGATTGAAGCAGGCAAAAAGACAGTTTATGGCAGTGTCGTTGTTAGCAATCTCGTAAAGGAGGGCGAAATCGGAATAAGCAGGGACATTCTCCAGCTCCACAGTTTCTCTGAAGGAGAAGCTGTCATGGTAACACCCAGTGGTACCCCAGAAAGCGTCCGCTATATCAAAAAGAAGATGCACGGAGAGAAGCTCAGAAAGGTGGAGATAGAGGCGATAATCAAGGACATTGTGGACAGAAAGCTCCGCGATATCGAGATAAGCTCCTTTGTAACGTCGCTGGAGATAAACGGCCTTGATATGGATGAGATAGCCGCTTTGACGATAGCAATGGCCGAAACCGGTGACATGCTGGACATAGACAGGAAGCCGATAATGGATGTCCACAGCATCGGCGGCGTTCCCGGAAACAAGACCAACATACTCGTCGTGCCCATCGTTGCAGCTGCAGGATTGACGATACCAAAGACCAGCTCAAGGGCGATAACCAGCGCCGCCGGAACTGCGGATGTTGTCGAGGTTTTTGCAGAGGTCAGCTTCTCCCTCGACGAGATAAAACGTATAGTGGAAAAGATAGGCGCCTGTATGGTCTGGGGCGGAGCTCTGAACCTAGCTCCAGCGGACGATATAACCATCAAGGCCGAGCGCGCCCTGAGCATCGACCCGACCGGCCTCATGCTCGCCAGTATAATGTCAAAGAAGTACGCAATGGGAAGCCAGTACGTGCTCATCGATATCCCGACGGGCAAAGGTGTCAAAGTTGAGACCGTGGACCAAGCCAGGGCACTCTCCAGGGACTTCATAGAACTCGGCAGAAGACTCGGCCAGTACGTGGAGGTGGCCATAACCTACGGCGGCCAGCCGATAGGCCACACCGTTGGCCCGGCACTAGAAGCCAGAGAGGCTCTTTCGGCACTCATGACTGGCAGAGGGCCCGGAAGCCTGATAGAGAAGGCTACTGGTCTCGCAGGCATTCTCCTTGAGATGGGAGGAGTCGCTCCCGCAGGGATGGGCAAGAAAATGGCGAGAGAGATACTTGAGAGCGGAAAGGCCTGGGATAAGATGAAAGAAATCATAGAGGAACAGGGAGGAAACCCCGATATTAAGCCGGAAGAGATACCCGTTGGGGATAAAACATACACATTCACTGCACCAACCAGCGGTTATATAACAGGGATAGACAACAGGGCAATCACAGGAATAGCCAGAGCCGCCGGTGCCCCCGAAGACAAGGGAGCCGGAATAGAGCTCTACGTCAAGGTTGGAGAAAAGGTCAAAGAGGGCGATCCCCTATTCACGATACGCGCCGAGAGTGAAGCGAGGCTCGACCAGGCGATAGTCTTCGCAAGGAGAACTGAGCCGATAAGAATAGAGGGAATGGTCCTCCAGAGGATAGGGAACATCTGACTCATTCCCTTTTTCTGTGCCTCTCATACCATCCCCACTCCTTTTTAGAACCGAAAGCCCTCACACCCTTCTGGACGAGGGTTATACGGAGCTCCTTGGCCATCTCGTGGGTTATCTCACCGTGCTCCTCCATCCAGTTGATTATCTCAAGAGCCTCGTCGTCCGTTTCGCATCTCCTGAGGAAGTCTATGACCGTTGGATTGTAACCTGAGAAGTCCTGCATCTCATCCTCTTCCGCGATTGCCTTTTTCTCACTCGTCCTGTACCCTGCTATCGGAACGCCCTCTTCCTCAAGCTCCCTTGCCAGAGCCGGAAACTTCTCCTCAAACTCGTCCCTGTCGTACTCCTGCCAGGCAAACTCGTCTATAGCTCTCTTTTTCTTTTCGTCCATACGTCACACCGATAGAGAGTTGGGCCGGGAGTTTATAAACCCTGAGTGAGAGTCGTTCCCATGAAGGGTGCGTACTTCCTCGTTATCCACCTGCCGGAAGAGAGGGAGATAACCACAAAGGGCAGGAGATTCGTTTTAAGAAAAGGATACTACGTTTATGTCGGCTCCGCCATGAACTCCCTTGAGAAGCGGGTCGCCAGGCACTTCAGGAAAGACAAAAAGCTCCACTGGCACATAGACTTCCTCCTGAGAGATGCAGAACTCCTGAGGGCGTACATGATCCCCAGCGGGAAGAGACTAGAGGAAAAGCTCTCCGCTGAGGTCTCCAGGCACGGAGAGGCCGTGAAAGGCTTCGGTGCGAGCGACGTTGGGGTGGAGACGAACCTCTACAGATTCGAGGAAGAGCCGGACGCAGTTCTGGTTGGGATACTCGAAAATCTCCGTCTGAAATGGAAAAGGATTAAAAGCGAGAGGGAAGCTATAGAATTCGGTGGAAAAAATGAAGCTTGAACTGGGGAGAGTTGAGTCGTACATCCATGAAAAGCTCAAAAGAGAAAAGCTCCACTTTGTTCTCATTGAC comes from the Thermococcus thioreducens genome and includes:
- a CDS encoding HEPN domain-containing protein; the encoded protein is MLSIKRAEEWLEEARKNLAYGSYRTSLMASYMAMFHAARAILFRDGWREKSHYCIARYLEEFYVKSGKLEEHWVELLDRMRELRHEDQYDIVYEPDEEEVEEAINIAKEFLLLMRKLLEEKA
- a CDS encoding nucleotidyltransferase domain-containing protein, translating into MHELMSTPERIRILRYALERPRVGVEETARATGLSKGLVSKTLRLLVDHGMAEKSGRGFRILNVPKTRELKRFINFLFLSEKLEPLKDEWIRALGIYGSFATGENIPESDLDVWIFVEKPSIARSASLKRKIEKATGREVNLLLLTPERVRKIRADDPVFYYSLAYGSMVIWGEGLERIQGMHRKESTKKGSPIRGERIVEH
- a CDS encoding DNA-3-methyladenine glycosylase family protein translates to MAEIDLRKTAGEMIRNGTWKFENGIFCQAFERGIAGYDGESFIFPDSWSRRERKEAKKKLIFILGLDTDLDSFYVEISDSPFAFLIDEFYGLTVPAAPSPYQALVETIAQQQVSFDFAQRAIENLVELAGRQVEDLRAFPSPERIASLSEDELKRAKLGYRAAYIKSLTELYLAGKLDLELWDWGVNEAIRYLTEFRGIGKWSAELFLAYGLRKNVYPAGDLGLRRGIAKIFGRSLKEVKEKDVREVIEPYGKWKGLLAFYILCYDRKTEMERKKK
- a CDS encoding NfeD family protein; translated protein: MKSRVAMVAVVLLFVLLFQPAVHGQEKVVYVAKVDGMITGYTVDQFDRYISEAERNNAEAIIIELNTPGGRGDAMQAIVTRIQNARVPVIIYVYPSGGMAASAGTYIALSSHLIAMSPGTVIGACRPILGYGQNGSIVEAPPKITNFYIAYLRELARMSGRNETLAEEFITQDRSVTPEEALKYGVIEIIATNVNELLQKADGMETKIPVEGKGRVTLHLKDAEVVYIEPSFRDTVVKYITDPTIAYLLLNLGFIGLIFGFLTPGWHVPETIGAIMLVLGLIGLGYFGYKSAGLVLIVLAMIFFIAEALTPTFGLFTVAGVATFIIGGIMLFSGAGGEYLVTGETYTLLRIAIIATAVLLGLFFLFGMAAVVRAQKKKPKSGREELVGAVGKVVEELDPEGVIKVRGELWKAVSRNGARVAVGEEVRVVEVRGLALIVEKIGERRED
- a CDS encoding slipin family protein → MALVTTTNVVLGIVLLFVLIILATAIKIVKEYERAVIFRLGRIVGARGPGLFFIIPIFEKAVIVDLRTRVLDVPVQETITKDNVPVRVNAVVYFRVIDPIKAVTQVANYIMATSQIAQTTLRSVIGQAHLDELLSEREKLNLQLQKIIDEATDPWGIKVSTVEIKDVELPSGMQRAMARQAEAERERRARITLAEAERQAAEKLRDAAEIVSQHPMALQLRTLQTISDVAGDRSNVIILPLPMEMLKLFRSFADTAEVVKLKLEKEVAEKLENEAREKRE
- the minD gene encoding cell division ATPase MinD, yielding MEGRSIVFASGKGGTGKTTTVANLGVALAQFGKEVILLDADITMANLSLVLGMEDIPITLHDVLAGEADLKDAIYEGPAGVKVIPGGLSLEKIKKAKPEKLRQLIREIGQMADFVLIDAPAGLEMTSVTALLIGKELIIVTNPEISAITDSLKTKLIAEKLGTLPLGAILNRVTNEKTELTQEEIEAILEVPVLAMIPEDPEVKRASAYGVPLVIKNPTSPAAIAIKQLAAKLAGIKWQAPEPESPIKRVFKALFGGKR
- a CDS encoding AMP phosphorylase, yielding MKAKVRILDMYSGRYSVFINEKEAKKAKLHPDDLVKIEAGKKTVYGSVVVSNLVKEGEIGISRDILQLHSFSEGEAVMVTPSGTPESVRYIKKKMHGEKLRKVEIEAIIKDIVDRKLRDIEISSFVTSLEINGLDMDEIAALTIAMAETGDMLDIDRKPIMDVHSIGGVPGNKTNILVVPIVAAAGLTIPKTSSRAITSAAGTADVVEVFAEVSFSLDEIKRIVEKIGACMVWGGALNLAPADDITIKAERALSIDPTGLMLASIMSKKYAMGSQYVLIDIPTGKGVKVETVDQARALSRDFIELGRRLGQYVEVAITYGGQPIGHTVGPALEAREALSALMTGRGPGSLIEKATGLAGILLEMGGVAPAGMGKKMAREILESGKAWDKMKEIIEEQGGNPDIKPEEIPVGDKTYTFTAPTSGYITGIDNRAITGIARAAGAPEDKGAGIELYVKVGEKVKEGDPLFTIRAESEARLDQAIVFARRTEPIRIEGMVLQRIGNI
- a CDS encoding DUF2095 family protein, producing MDEKKKRAIDEFAWQEYDRDEFEEKFPALARELEEEGVPIAGYRTSEKKAIAEEDEMQDFSGYNPTVIDFLRRCETDDEALEIINWMEEHGEITHEMAKELRITLVQKGVRAFGSKKEWGWYERHRKRE
- a CDS encoding GIY-YIG nuclease family protein; this translates as MKGAYFLVIHLPEEREITTKGRRFVLRKGYYVYVGSAMNSLEKRVARHFRKDKKLHWHIDFLLRDAELLRAYMIPSGKRLEEKLSAEVSRHGEAVKGFGASDVGVETNLYRFEEEPDAVLVGILENLRLKWKRIKSEREAIEFGGKNEA